A portion of the Halobacillus ihumii genome contains these proteins:
- a CDS encoding pro-sigmaK processing inhibitor BofA family protein, producing MDPVFVILIIGLAIPLLLVVGLPSSPVKWIGQALMRVVIAVVLLFFVNLFGAQFGLHVPINGFTAVVSALLGIPGVLSLTAIHLWVL from the coding sequence ATGGATCCGGTGTTCGTGATTTTAATAATAGGATTAGCCATCCCACTTTTACTGGTCGTTGGTTTGCCCTCGTCCCCGGTGAAATGGATAGGACAAGCATTAATGAGAGTAGTCATTGCAGTGGTTCTCCTGTTCTTTGTGAACTTATTTGGGGCACAGTTTGGATTACATGTACCAATTAACGGATTTACCGCTGTTGTATCTGCCCTTTTAGGAATACCCGGGGTGCTTTCGTTAACAGCTATACATTTGTGGGTACTGTAG
- a CDS encoding LysM peptidoglycan-binding domain-containing protein, with amino-acid sequence MQIHVVNQGDSVYSIAALYGSTPSAIIEANELETPENLVVGQALVIPGEGQFYFVQPGDSLYSIANQFGTTIETLIQVNQLQPNQILPIGYRLYIPQGPSPQITVNAYIEPSGGEVSDVLRSSAEQRAPLLSYLAPFSYEVQEDGSLQAPPLDNFKAIAEANNASLMMVITNLAEDGFSQELGRAILTNEQLQNTLLDNIVQTAQSVGFQDIHFDFEFLPPEMRENYNQFLRKAKQRFSQEGLLLSTALAPKTSAEQEGAWYEAHDYQAHGEIVDFVVLMTYEWGYSGGPPRAVSPIGPVTEVVNYALSVMPAEKILLGQNLYGYDWTLPYEPGGEFAEAVSPQRAIQIAWENNVAISYDEEAQAPFFMYTDAEGNQHEVWFEDARSIQAKFDLIKRLNLKGISYWKLGLSFPQNWLLLSNQFTIAKNQ; translated from the coding sequence TTGCAAATTCATGTTGTAAATCAAGGTGATTCGGTCTATTCGATTGCAGCGTTATATGGAAGTACACCCAGTGCGATTATTGAGGCAAATGAATTAGAAACACCAGAAAACCTTGTAGTGGGGCAGGCCCTAGTCATCCCAGGCGAAGGTCAATTTTATTTTGTCCAGCCAGGTGATAGTTTATATTCGATTGCTAATCAATTTGGGACAACGATAGAGACACTTATCCAGGTCAATCAACTGCAGCCTAACCAAATTCTCCCTATCGGGTACAGGCTCTATATCCCCCAGGGGCCCTCTCCACAAATCACAGTAAATGCTTATATAGAACCATCGGGCGGGGAAGTATCAGATGTACTGCGGAGTTCAGCAGAACAACGTGCACCTTTATTAAGTTATTTGGCTCCTTTTAGTTATGAGGTACAAGAGGACGGCTCCCTGCAGGCTCCTCCGCTTGATAACTTCAAAGCAATCGCTGAAGCCAATAACGCCTCTTTAATGATGGTCATAACCAACTTAGCGGAGGATGGATTTAGCCAGGAGCTGGGGAGAGCAATTTTAACAAATGAACAACTCCAAAACACGCTCCTGGATAACATTGTCCAGACCGCTCAATCGGTGGGTTTTCAGGATATTCACTTTGACTTTGAATTCCTGCCTCCCGAAATGAGAGAGAATTACAATCAGTTTCTACGTAAAGCCAAGCAGCGGTTTTCTCAGGAAGGACTGCTTTTATCGACAGCCCTTGCACCTAAAACCAGCGCCGAACAAGAAGGAGCCTGGTACGAAGCGCATGACTATCAAGCCCATGGTGAAATTGTTGATTTTGTCGTATTGATGACCTATGAGTGGGGCTATAGCGGAGGCCCGCCAAGAGCTGTGTCACCGATCGGACCCGTTACAGAAGTTGTGAATTATGCACTGTCTGTTATGCCTGCCGAGAAAATTTTGCTCGGTCAGAATTTATATGGCTACGACTGGACGCTTCCATATGAACCTGGAGGGGAATTTGCCGAGGCAGTGAGTCCTCAGCGGGCGATCCAGATTGCCTGGGAGAACAACGTTGCTATTTCTTACGATGAAGAAGCCCAAGCCCCTTTCTTTATGTACACAGATGCAGAGGGTAATCAACACGAGGTTTGGTTTGAAGATGCTCGCTCCATTCAGGCAAAATTTGATTTAATCAAGCGGTTAAATTTAAAAGGGATTAGTTACTGGAAGTTAGGGCTCTCATTTCCTCAAAATTGGTTGCTATTAAGCAATCAATTTACAATTGCTAAGAATCAATAA
- the recR gene encoding recombination mediator RecR — translation MYYPEPISKLIDSFTKLPGIGPKTAVRLAFFVLEMEEDDVLDFAKSLVSAKRELTHCSVCGQITDNDPCSICQDESRDSSVICVVQDPKDVIAMEKMKEFSGKYHVLHGAISPMDGIGPEDINVPSLINRLKDEGVEELILATNPNVEGEATAMYISRLVKPSGVRMTRIAHGLPVGGDLEYADEVTLSKALEGRREL, via the coding sequence ATGTATTACCCGGAACCTATTTCTAAATTAATTGACAGTTTCACGAAGCTGCCAGGGATCGGTCCTAAGACGGCTGTCCGCCTGGCTTTTTTCGTCCTTGAAATGGAAGAGGACGATGTACTTGATTTTGCTAAATCACTTGTAAGTGCTAAAAGAGAGCTTACCCATTGCTCAGTTTGCGGACAAATCACAGATAATGATCCGTGTTCCATATGTCAGGATGAATCACGTGACTCATCTGTGATTTGTGTGGTGCAAGATCCTAAGGATGTCATCGCTATGGAGAAAATGAAGGAGTTCAGCGGGAAGTATCATGTTCTTCATGGAGCCATATCTCCCATGGATGGAATTGGGCCAGAGGATATCAATGTACCCAGTTTGATTAACCGCTTAAAGGATGAAGGTGTAGAAGAACTGATTCTGGCTACAAATCCCAATGTAGAGGGGGAGGCCACAGCTATGTATATATCCAGGCTGGTCAAACCTTCTGGCGTTCGAATGACAAGAATTGCCCACGGCCTGCCCGTTGGCGGAGATTTAGAGTATGCTGATGAAGTCACCTTATCCAAAGCACTTGAAGGTCGAAGAGAACTGTAA
- the dnaX gene encoding DNA polymerase III subunit gamma/tau yields MSYQALYRVWRPRNFEDVVGQTHITRTLQNAIEQDKFSHAYLFSGPRGTGKTSAAKIFAKAVNCEHAPVKEPCNECSACLGIQDGSISDVIEIDAASNNGVEQIREIRDKVKYAPSAVSYKVYIIDEVHMLSMGAFNALLKTLEEPPRHVIFILATTEPHKIPLTIISRCQRFDFKRITQQAMVERMEKITTAEGLSVAREALEVVALTAEGGMRDALSLLDQAISYSEEEVTIDDVLAVTGSVSQGTLAGVIHALDKKEIREALEAVDHLIHQGKDPGRFVFDLIYYLRDILLFQSAPDLQHNLERAIPDDFFRQLSEELDAVWIQRTIRELNKCQQEMKWTTSPKVFIEIALLNIAGTQKAASNSADPTAIKQLTDKLEQMERELNQLKANPPAAASQGEQPQKAQKRSPARSGRNGYNVPYDRIRMVLNEASKEELKKVQGQWADFMERLKQTNAPAHATLLNSKPSAASSKALILAFRYDIHCSLALEHQKTIEPLLTEFTGKPLIIIPIPQANWKELREEYVRKQKTSNEDGDDSEVKEEDDPLISEARKLAGDNIIEIQD; encoded by the coding sequence ATGAGCTATCAGGCACTATATCGAGTCTGGCGCCCAAGAAACTTTGAGGATGTTGTTGGACAAACTCACATTACACGCACACTGCAAAATGCAATTGAGCAAGATAAGTTTTCTCATGCGTATCTATTTTCGGGACCGCGCGGAACAGGGAAGACCAGTGCTGCGAAAATTTTTGCAAAGGCCGTAAACTGTGAGCATGCCCCGGTTAAAGAGCCATGCAATGAATGCTCAGCCTGTCTTGGCATCCAGGATGGGTCTATTTCGGATGTCATTGAAATTGACGCAGCCTCAAACAATGGTGTTGAACAAATTCGTGAAATTCGAGACAAAGTCAAATATGCTCCCAGTGCAGTTTCCTATAAGGTGTATATTATCGATGAGGTCCATATGTTATCGATGGGTGCATTTAATGCCCTTTTGAAGACATTAGAAGAACCCCCTCGACACGTCATTTTTATTCTGGCCACAACGGAACCGCACAAGATTCCTTTGACCATTATTTCTAGATGTCAACGCTTCGACTTTAAACGAATTACGCAGCAGGCGATGGTTGAACGAATGGAAAAAATCACAACCGCTGAGGGATTAAGTGTGGCACGCGAAGCTCTTGAAGTTGTCGCTTTAACAGCTGAAGGCGGGATGCGTGATGCATTAAGTTTACTTGATCAAGCTATTTCCTACAGTGAGGAAGAAGTGACAATTGATGATGTCCTGGCTGTAACAGGTTCGGTCTCACAAGGCACGTTGGCAGGGGTGATTCACGCCCTGGACAAGAAGGAAATAAGAGAAGCGCTAGAAGCTGTTGATCATTTGATTCATCAAGGAAAGGACCCTGGCCGGTTTGTATTTGATTTGATTTACTACTTACGGGATATACTTTTATTCCAAAGTGCACCTGATTTACAGCATAACTTGGAACGAGCCATTCCCGATGATTTTTTCCGTCAGCTATCCGAAGAGTTGGATGCAGTTTGGATCCAACGTACCATTCGTGAATTAAACAAGTGTCAGCAGGAAATGAAATGGACGACCAGTCCAAAAGTATTCATTGAAATCGCCCTGCTTAATATTGCAGGAACACAGAAAGCTGCCTCAAACTCTGCTGATCCTACAGCTATTAAGCAGCTAACTGATAAACTGGAACAAATGGAAAGAGAACTGAACCAATTAAAAGCAAATCCCCCTGCAGCAGCCAGTCAGGGAGAACAACCCCAGAAGGCACAAAAGCGGTCCCCTGCAAGATCTGGCCGAAACGGTTATAATGTACCATATGACCGAATTCGAATGGTGCTTAATGAAGCTTCTAAAGAAGAATTGAAGAAAGTGCAAGGGCAATGGGCTGATTTTATGGAAAGGTTAAAGCAGACTAATGCACCAGCACATGCAACATTACTTAACAGTAAACCAAGTGCAGCTTCATCAAAGGCCCTGATTTTAGCTTTTCGGTATGATATTCATTGTTCGCTAGCTCTTGAGCATCAAAAAACGATTGAACCATTGCTGACAGAATTCACAGGCAAACCGCTGATTATTATCCCAATTCCTCAAGCGAATTGGAAAGAGTTGCGGGAGGAATACGTCAGAAAACAAAAGACCAGCAATGAGGACGGGGATGACTCTGAAGTGAAAGAAGAAGATGACCCGCTTATATCCGAAGCAAGAAAGCTCGCAGGCGACAATATCATTGAAATTCAAGACTAA
- a CDS encoding lysine N(6)-hydroxylase/L-ornithine N(5)-oxygenase family protein, which yields MTKQMYDVIGIGIGPYNLGLAALLEKTELSGAFFEKSSSFAWHPGMLIEKMDLQVPFLADLATFADPKSPYTFMNYLYEQDRMFPFFFHNQTKVPRQEYNHYLQWAANQIDGLYFGHSIVDVIDRNEAEEPHYEVIALETETGKHHHFLTKHVVMGTGSEPLIIDGMKGLPEGDVFHTSRYLYEKENLLKAKHVTVVGSGQSAIEVFLDLLEEQKHSDMKLSLLTRTGGLFQLDQAKFAQEFFTPAYVDYFHSLSYEQRMENLDTLGALRKGIDPDTLTRLYSDLYHKTAGGGKDYVLINPMTEVKSISPADKGGYDLQCRQWQEEIDYRYHTEKVILATGYKPHIPDWFIQRFEEKIKWDDQKNYRVTRDYQLEFSDQRDHHFFTLTNLTHSHGAGATNLGLAVHRNVHIINTIAGRDIYKNQQNPSFQTFSMKEFKE from the coding sequence ATGACAAAACAAATGTATGATGTGATTGGTATTGGTATCGGTCCTTATAATTTAGGGTTAGCAGCCTTACTTGAAAAAACAGAACTAAGTGGTGCCTTTTTTGAAAAATCGTCTTCATTTGCCTGGCACCCGGGAATGTTGATTGAAAAAATGGATTTACAAGTCCCTTTTTTGGCAGATTTGGCTACGTTCGCTGACCCCAAAAGTCCATACACGTTTATGAACTACTTATATGAACAGGATCGGATGTTTCCTTTCTTTTTTCATAACCAGACGAAAGTTCCACGGCAGGAATACAATCATTATTTGCAATGGGCGGCTAATCAAATAGATGGATTGTATTTTGGTCATTCTATCGTTGATGTGATTGATCGGAATGAGGCTGAGGAACCTCACTATGAAGTCATAGCACTTGAGACGGAAACAGGAAAACACCATCACTTCCTGACGAAACATGTGGTAATGGGGACAGGAAGCGAACCGTTGATTATAGACGGGATGAAAGGTCTTCCTGAGGGTGACGTGTTTCATACAAGCCGTTATTTATATGAAAAAGAAAATTTATTAAAAGCGAAGCATGTTACGGTAGTGGGCTCTGGTCAAAGTGCTATTGAAGTCTTTCTTGATTTGTTGGAAGAACAAAAGCACAGCGACATGAAACTAAGTCTTCTTACGAGAACAGGAGGGCTGTTTCAACTTGATCAGGCGAAGTTTGCGCAGGAGTTCTTTACTCCTGCTTATGTAGATTACTTTCATTCTTTGAGTTATGAACAACGAATGGAGAATCTTGACACACTTGGAGCCCTGAGAAAAGGAATTGATCCAGACACGTTGACCCGTCTTTATTCTGATCTTTATCATAAGACGGCCGGCGGGGGAAAAGACTATGTGTTAATCAATCCAATGACAGAGGTGAAGTCCATTTCTCCAGCTGATAAGGGTGGCTATGATTTACAGTGCAGGCAGTGGCAGGAGGAAATAGATTATCGTTATCATACGGAAAAAGTGATCTTAGCGACCGGTTATAAACCACATATTCCAGACTGGTTTATCCAGCGCTTTGAAGAGAAAATTAAGTGGGACGATCAGAAAAATTATCGTGTTACACGAGATTACCAGCTTGAATTCTCAGACCAACGTGACCACCATTTTTTCACATTGACCAATTTAACTCATTCACATGGAGCTGGGGCTACCAACCTTGGTCTGGCTGTTCATCGTAACGTTCATATTATTAATACGATTGCAGGCAGGGACATCTATAAAAATCAACAAAATCCCAGCTTCCAGACTTTTTCTATGAAAGAGTTCAAAGAATAA
- a CDS encoding YbaB/EbfC family nucleoid-associated protein, whose amino-acid sequence MRGGGNMNNMMKQMQKMQKKMMKAQEELHEETFEATAGGGMVKVVANGKKEVTDVEINEEVVDPDDVEMLQDLIITATNDVLKQVEDKTNDTMGQFTKGMPGGMF is encoded by the coding sequence ATGCGTGGTGGAGGAAATATGAACAATATGATGAAACAAATGCAGAAGATGCAGAAGAAAATGATGAAGGCTCAAGAAGAGCTTCATGAAGAGACTTTCGAAGCAACAGCCGGCGGAGGTATGGTTAAAGTTGTAGCTAACGGGAAAAAGGAAGTAACAGACGTAGAGATTAACGAAGAGGTTGTTGACCCTGATGATGTAGAAATGCTTCAGGACTTGATTATTACAGCAACAAATGATGTACTCAAGCAAGTTGAAGACAAAACAAATGATACTATGGGACAATTCACGAAAGGTATGCCTGGAGGAATGTTCTAG
- a CDS encoding purine/pyrimidine permease, translating to MTITNRNWSTVTLETMQWFVFLLASAVTLPIVIGAIFDLSFTEVAGLMQRTFFAVGLTSLLQGLFGHRLPIMEGPAGIWISIFAVMAYSEVAAGKSYIETLQTLEAAMIWTGIFLFIFGIFGLAHRVLFVFTPLVTGAFLFLITVQLSGTFLKGMIGVQQQVGAIHIDKTILAFLTFFLVIGLSFFGKGWLKGYAVLIGIVVGWVLYVVWVGSKPVDSLLVSDAFKIPDLWVWGTPNFEWSVIPLAFITAVILLSNLVASVVAVSHSIYGKPSYKYNQLNRGSSFLGINHGISAIFSSVANVSLASSSGFINLTGQKSKRPFLYASLILIAVAFFPPVVAFISAIPAPIANAALLATFVQLMGLGISNMASEELNERRLTILGISFLLGIGIMFLPAEVFQEMPSMVQNLLSNGLLVGTVLVILLEQIWKESPKSSKSNNA from the coding sequence ATGACGATAACGAACAGAAATTGGTCGACGGTAACGTTAGAAACAATGCAGTGGTTTGTTTTTCTATTAGCCAGTGCTGTAACATTACCAATCGTAATTGGAGCTATTTTTGATTTGAGTTTTACTGAAGTAGCAGGTTTGATGCAGCGAACTTTTTTTGCTGTGGGACTTACTTCTCTCTTACAAGGTTTATTTGGCCACCGGTTACCAATTATGGAAGGGCCGGCTGGAATCTGGATTAGTATATTTGCTGTTATGGCCTACTCAGAGGTAGCGGCAGGGAAAAGCTACATAGAAACATTACAAACGCTTGAAGCAGCGATGATATGGACGGGAATTTTCTTATTTATCTTTGGTATTTTCGGCCTTGCCCACCGAGTGTTGTTTGTGTTTACTCCGCTCGTGACCGGGGCTTTTTTATTTTTAATAACCGTGCAATTAAGCGGGACTTTTCTCAAAGGCATGATAGGAGTCCAGCAGCAGGTTGGAGCCATCCATATTGATAAAACAATTTTAGCATTTTTAACTTTTTTTCTAGTGATCGGGTTATCCTTTTTCGGCAAAGGCTGGTTAAAAGGATATGCTGTTCTGATCGGAATTGTGGTTGGTTGGGTCTTGTATGTGGTGTGGGTCGGAAGTAAGCCGGTTGATTCTCTTTTAGTCTCAGATGCATTTAAGATACCCGATTTGTGGGTTTGGGGAACTCCTAATTTCGAATGGAGTGTCATACCACTGGCGTTTATTACAGCAGTGATCTTATTGTCGAATTTAGTAGCCTCCGTCGTGGCTGTCAGTCATTCGATCTATGGGAAACCTTCCTATAAATACAATCAATTGAACAGGGGCAGCAGTTTCCTTGGCATTAACCATGGGATTTCAGCAATTTTTTCTTCCGTTGCGAATGTTTCCTTAGCTTCCTCGTCGGGTTTTATTAATTTGACAGGTCAAAAAAGTAAGCGGCCCTTTTTATATGCTTCGTTAATACTAATAGCTGTCGCTTTTTTCCCGCCAGTCGTAGCTTTTATTTCAGCCATTCCTGCCCCGATTGCAAATGCAGCTCTACTGGCTACATTTGTACAATTAATGGGTCTTGGGATATCGAATATGGCCAGTGAGGAATTAAATGAACGCAGGTTAACAATACTGGGGATATCGTTCCTGCTAGGAATTGGAATTATGTTTCTTCCTGCTGAAGTTTTTCAAGAAATGCCTTCGATGGTCCAGAACTTGCTAAGTAATGGCCTGTTGGTCGGCACAGTTCTCGTAATCCTATTAGAACAAATTTGGAAAGAATCACCTAAATCCTCGAAGTCTAATAATGCATGA
- a CDS encoding type 1 glutamine amidotransferase domain-containing protein → MSKIACVMTSMFEDVEYTQPVDAFTKEGHEVTTIEWEAGKEVTGKQGQTTTTIDKSINDVKPTDFDALFIPGGFSPDQLRGDEKFVQFAKHFMDEKKPVFAICHGPQLLITAKSLEGRAATGFKSIAVDMEYAGVDYKDQEVVVCQDQLVTSRQPDDIPAFNHEASKLLKK, encoded by the coding sequence ATGAGTAAGATCGCATGTGTTATGACGTCTATGTTTGAGGATGTAGAGTACACGCAGCCTGTTGATGCTTTTACAAAAGAAGGACATGAAGTGACCACGATTGAATGGGAAGCAGGCAAAGAAGTTACTGGTAAGCAGGGACAGACAACAACCACGATAGATAAATCCATCAATGATGTGAAACCTACTGACTTTGATGCTCTATTTATTCCAGGAGGCTTTTCTCCTGATCAGCTTCGGGGTGATGAAAAGTTCGTCCAATTTGCTAAACACTTTATGGATGAGAAGAAACCTGTATTTGCTATATGTCATGGACCACAGTTATTGATTACAGCTAAATCATTAGAAGGTCGTGCAGCAACAGGCTTCAAATCCATCGCTGTCGACATGGAATATGCCGGGGTGGATTATAAAGATCAAGAAGTTGTAGTGTGTCAGGATCAATTGGTAACAAGCCGTCAGCCTGATGACATTCCAGCCTTTAACCACGAAGCAAGCAAACTTTTAAAAAAGTAA
- a CDS encoding sigma factor G inhibitor Gin: protein MKSTESCSICSKKTDDGIHLLQVYICHSCEKEMINTPSDDPKYQYFVQQMNKAHRSVIVS from the coding sequence ATGAAATCTACTGAAAGTTGCAGCATTTGTTCAAAGAAGACAGATGATGGTATTCACTTGCTCCAGGTCTATATTTGCCATTCGTGTGAGAAAGAAATGATAAACACTCCGTCTGATGACCCTAAATATCAATATTTTGTACAGCAAATGAATAAGGCTCACCGTTCGGTTATTGTATCCTAG
- a CDS encoding DUF3891 family protein, whose product MIVQQQGNQFLMMKQHDHAQISGEFALQWKQKYLLRSKLREEADWAIGQHDRAWIPLDESPMWNEEKQQPYTFIDYPLEEKLAAYQKGIEEVAAESRYAGMLCSLHYQSFFSKDSEDKHILAFIDHEERRREQLIEAMKMEVPKDLYHTHFERLQFCDDLSLYICMQEPGVSKANELSWFKDGFRQSFDVAPNGIMPYWQDKEHVALDPFPFEKSFHVTIPYRIVQRKDVEEVGLESAFSQAEVLDRTVTFVPSV is encoded by the coding sequence ATGATCGTTCAACAACAAGGTAATCAATTTCTTATGATGAAGCAACACGATCATGCGCAAATTTCCGGAGAGTTCGCTCTACAATGGAAACAGAAATACTTATTGCGATCCAAGCTTAGAGAGGAAGCGGATTGGGCAATAGGCCAGCATGACCGGGCTTGGATTCCACTGGATGAAAGCCCAATGTGGAATGAAGAAAAGCAGCAGCCGTACACGTTTATCGATTATCCTTTAGAAGAAAAACTAGCTGCTTATCAAAAAGGAATCGAAGAAGTAGCCGCCGAATCCAGGTATGCAGGAATGTTATGCAGCTTACATTATCAATCTTTTTTCTCGAAGGATAGTGAGGATAAGCATATTCTTGCGTTCATTGATCATGAAGAAAGACGTCGCGAGCAGCTAATCGAGGCGATGAAAATGGAAGTACCGAAGGATTTGTATCATACACATTTTGAACGGCTTCAGTTCTGTGATGATTTATCTCTTTATATCTGTATGCAAGAGCCAGGGGTATCAAAAGCCAATGAGTTGTCGTGGTTTAAGGATGGCTTTAGGCAGTCGTTTGATGTTGCTCCAAACGGTATCATGCCGTATTGGCAGGACAAGGAGCATGTGGCATTGGATCCTTTCCCGTTTGAAAAGTCCTTCCACGTGACGATTCCATACCGGATTGTACAACGAAAGGACGTAGAGGAAGTTGGATTAGAATCTGCGTTCAGCCAGGCGGAAGTACTCGATCGAACGGTCACATTTGTTCCTTCAGTTTAA
- a CDS encoding PH domain-containing protein has protein sequence MKFKVKKNPLLVMITLSLIPIGLLGFLSEGKNEAWISLLIVTIIAIPMLWALVVSYHEVTDTHLRIVFGPIKKSIPLYDIKGIHYSYNPLSSPAWTFKRLEITYSYYNSILASTPKNESALRDLLKEKCPRAKIEI, from the coding sequence GTGAAATTTAAAGTAAAGAAGAACCCATTGCTTGTTATGATTACTCTTTCTCTGATTCCAATCGGTTTATTGGGATTTCTCTCTGAGGGAAAAAATGAGGCCTGGATTAGTTTACTGATTGTCACGATTATTGCCATCCCAATGCTCTGGGCACTCGTAGTTTCCTACCATGAAGTAACCGATACCCATCTTCGAATCGTGTTTGGGCCAATAAAGAAGAGTATTCCATTATATGATATAAAAGGAATCCATTATTCTTATAACCCATTATCAAGTCCAGCCTGGACATTTAAAAGACTTGAAATCACATATTCTTATTATAATTCAATTTTAGCTTCAACTCCAAAAAACGAATCCGCGTTACGTGATTTGCTAAAGGAAAAGTGTCCTCGTGCCAAGATTGAAATTTAA
- a CDS encoding YaaL family protein: MVVIFGKKKTKINEVDQQLLSDIKKLKREWETLDRIIEHSVEPSEEGLLDLSVAKAKYFYLLREARKRNLNALS; encoded by the coding sequence GTGGTTGTCATATTTGGTAAAAAGAAAACGAAGATAAATGAAGTAGACCAGCAATTACTGTCAGATATAAAAAAGTTAAAGCGAGAGTGGGAAACACTGGATCGAATTATTGAGCATAGTGTTGAACCTAGTGAGGAAGGGTTACTAGACTTATCGGTAGCCAAGGCAAAGTACTTCTATTTATTAAGAGAGGCAAGGAAACGGAATTTAAATGCCTTGTCCTAA
- the tadA gene encoding tRNA adenosine(34) deaminase TadA, producing the protein MDKDEYYMQLAIEQAKRAKALGEVPIGAVVVYQEKVIASGYNQRETSQLASSHAEFIAIEKANEVIGSWRLEQCTLYVTLEPCPMCAGAIVQSRVPRVVYGAADPKAGCAGTLMNLLQEDRFNHQSEVVGGMMKEECGSLLTDFFRKLREKKKRSRSAEN; encoded by the coding sequence TTGGATAAGGACGAATATTATATGCAGTTAGCCATTGAACAGGCGAAACGAGCAAAAGCACTTGGCGAGGTACCTATTGGAGCTGTTGTTGTTTATCAGGAGAAAGTCATTGCTTCAGGGTATAACCAACGTGAAACATCACAGCTTGCCTCTTCCCATGCAGAATTTATTGCGATAGAAAAGGCGAATGAGGTAATAGGAAGCTGGCGATTAGAACAATGTACGCTCTACGTTACCTTAGAACCTTGCCCGATGTGCGCAGGGGCAATAGTCCAATCCAGAGTTCCACGTGTTGTCTATGGAGCTGCCGACCCTAAGGCAGGATGTGCCGGAACACTAATGAATCTACTTCAAGAAGATCGCTTTAATCACCAATCGGAGGTAGTCGGTGGAATGATGAAGGAAGAATGCGGCAGCCTGTTGACTGATTTTTTTCGAAAGCTTCGTGAGAAAAAGAAACGAAGCAGATCTGCTGAAAATTAA